In a single window of the Pontibacter russatus genome:
- a CDS encoding isoamylase early set domain-containing protein has protein sequence MIQKTCPKTKDYCKVKFTVNAENAETVEILGLNNDWETPRAMNRKKGGVFTYETTLPKNTQHEFRYRIDNAEWTNEPEADEQRPNEFGSDNSVLHI, from the coding sequence ATGATACAGAAAACCTGTCCTAAAACGAAAGACTATTGCAAGGTTAAGTTCACGGTGAACGCTGAGAATGCCGAAACGGTTGAAATCCTGGGCCTGAACAACGACTGGGAGACGCCCCGTGCGATGAACAGGAAAAAGGGAGGTGTTTTTACCTACGAAACAACGCTCCCCAAGAACACCCAGCACGAATTCAGATACCGGATAGACAACGCTGAATGGACAAACGAGCCGGAGGCAGACGAACAGCGCCCGAATGAGTTTGGCAGCGACAACAGCGTACTCCATATCTGA
- the ypfJ gene encoding KPN_02809 family neutral zinc metallopeptidase has product MKWQGRRKSGNIEDRRGQSAGGFGGGRGFSPMLLVPLFRLLFSKVGLIIVAVLVALMFLTGTNPIALLQQFLGGEPQYAQSTDYRPNPEEQALADQTAVVLADTEDVWNKILEGYREPTLVLFSGQVNSACGLASAASGPFYCPGDEKLYIDLSFFEEMEHKLGAAGDFAQAYVVGHEVGHHVQKLTGTMEQVNAMRGQLSEAEFNKLMVRVELQADFYAGVWAHHTQRATGFMEPGDLEEALNAASAIGDDRLQKQATGRVVPDSFTHGTSAQRVRWFRKGYETGDVSQGDTFNATQL; this is encoded by the coding sequence ATGAAATGGCAGGGCAGAAGAAAAAGCGGCAACATAGAAGACCGCAGGGGGCAATCAGCAGGAGGCTTCGGAGGAGGCAGAGGGTTCAGTCCGATGCTGCTTGTGCCTTTGTTCCGGCTCCTCTTCTCGAAAGTGGGGCTGATTATCGTGGCGGTGCTGGTGGCGCTCATGTTCTTGACCGGAACCAACCCCATCGCACTCCTGCAGCAGTTCCTGGGCGGGGAGCCGCAGTATGCACAGTCTACCGACTACCGGCCCAACCCGGAGGAGCAGGCGCTTGCCGACCAGACGGCCGTGGTGCTGGCAGACACCGAGGATGTGTGGAACAAGATATTAGAAGGATACCGGGAACCCACCCTGGTGCTTTTCTCGGGGCAGGTAAACTCGGCCTGTGGGCTTGCTTCTGCAGCTTCAGGGCCGTTTTACTGCCCCGGCGATGAAAAACTGTACATCGACCTGAGCTTTTTTGAAGAAATGGAACACAAACTGGGTGCTGCAGGAGATTTTGCGCAGGCCTATGTGGTAGGCCATGAGGTGGGGCACCATGTGCAGAAACTCACAGGTACCATGGAGCAGGTAAACGCGATGCGGGGCCAGCTATCCGAGGCGGAATTTAACAAACTGATGGTAAGGGTAGAGCTGCAGGCTGATTTCTACGCCGGAGTCTGGGCGCATCATACCCAAAGGGCCACAGGATTTATGGAGCCCGGCGACCTGGAAGAAGCCCTGAACGCGGCAAGTGCCATCGGCGATGACCGCCTCCAAAAGCAAGCCACCGGAAGGGTAGTGCCAGACTCCTTCACGCACGGCACCTCAGCCCAGCGGGTCCGCTGGTTCAGAAAAGGCTACGAGACAGGCGACGTGTCGCAGGGCGATACCTTCAACGCAACACAGCTATAG